AAATTATCAATATCAATGTTTGTTCCTTGcttctataaatatatatatttatgtgtctatatatattcataataaATCGATATTTTGGCAAAAAAATTTTGTTCTTTCTTCGGGCTGCTCAACATCATTAtcattttgtttctgttggttttctctttaattttttaagtACTGCATTCGGCTGCATGTATAAtcgaataaatatatatatagttgcATGTATGTTCTGctgttttgtatatatatataaatctaTTTAAATTTCAGCTCTaaagtattttctttttttattatacattttttttgtttgtttactattttttaggtttttttaCACACGCTTTTGCAtgtgtttaatttttataatcaTTTTCACTTAGCATGGTGAAGACCATCTGAAAAGAGGTAATGGTAAAGCATCAGTTTGCTGATCCAAGTTTTGTCGTTAAGATCTCCTTCCAAGCAGATCGCCGAGGCAGCTCTTCCAAGCAGATCGCCATTTGGAAAGAGATCTTCTTCTTGTTAAAGTGGCTGTGGGGATTGGGATCCCCAATCACTCGAATTCAATGGCTCACCCTTTCAGTAGTCGCTCGTTATTGTTGTCGCAGTTGTCATGGTTGCTGTTGTGGGTCCTGGTGGCTTTAGGTCtttcgcttttgttgctgccacttgaACAGTTTTTCGACTAGTTCCACTTTGGATAGGTTCTTCTGGTTGCTATTGGATGCCATGTCCGGTTGagttggatgtggatgggaaTCGtccattctgctgctgcagttgctgctattgttgttggtggtggtgctgctggtggtgttgttggtgttgttggtgctgttgttgttgtccttgctgcagttgttggtattgctgatgttgctgttgttgttgcttttggggCTGGGGGAGATGTTTCTGGGGGTACTATAGCGATAGCAGTAGGTACCATTTCGCCAGCTGGCGAATTGATACGGCATATGAGTGGAGTTGTCATTGGGAAATGGTGGCCTAAAGCTGCTTCTGTGACTATAGTGGTGCactgtggttgttgctgtggctgttgctgttgctgtggatgctgttgctgctgctgctgctgctgttgcaaattGTGTTGTAGTTTGTGGCATGGCTGCTCCTGCGACTACTCCTGTTGTTGGTGCTCCAGGaagtagttgtagttgttgcgAATTACACTTAAGGAACTCCGATTGTTAATAGGGTCGACTGGCATCCTTTGGCCGCTTCAATTGAACTTTCAGTCTTTTCATGCCAATCTGGAAGCCATTCATGGCCTGAATGGCCGCTTGAGCGCTGGCTGGATTATCGAAGGACACGAAACCTACATAAAGAGAGTCATTTGATTAGGTAAAGCTGAATAAAATAGTTAAGGGTATATTGAGACTCTACCGAAGCATTTGCTCTGGTTTGTAGCACGATCGATGAAGACCTTGGAGCTGATCACATTGCCAAAGGGCAGGAACATTTGCATTAACTCCGCATCGCCAAACTCTTGGGGCAAATGGTAGATGAAGAGATTGCAGCCCTCTGGACCGGATATCGAGCATCCTGGGAACATCAGAAAATCTTAAAAGAAGACATtacaagaaaagaaacaaagtaGAGAATGAAATTAAGCGATGGCAAAATCATAATTTCGAACTTTATGAGTATGTCTGctttcttgttcttgttctgtTTGCAttgatttcgtttcgtttgatttTGTTTGAATTCGAATTGATCGATTTCGGATTTCTGATTTTCGGGTTTTTTGATTTGTGCTCTGATCTGTGATTTGTGATCTGTGTTCTGTGGCTGATCATGTTTACTGGAGGATTCAACTAAAACTAAAGCGCTTTGAGGGCGGCGCAAACTAAGAAACAAAACCATAACCAAACGAACAGGCTAAATGATATGCGAAAAGGCTTTTATATTCGTTTAGTCTAGAAATGCTTAATGAATCTagtaatatatgtatactatagACTTTAGCTTAGGTCTCTACCAAGTATTCCAGCCCCAAATTACCATATGATTgttataatatgtatattctatttatatatgtatgtatatatgagaTATAGTGTctgtatatttgtatgtgcGCGAGTGTCATGCAGGACGGATTCTAGGGGTTACGGATACATAGAGATACAACAGACTACGGCGCAACAGATATCGAAATAGAACGTTACACTCAAGATAGGTTTATAGTTAGCATACAGGtagtatacacacacacacacgcacgcatacGCACactcacatacatacatagatatcATATAGATTGCAATACACAGACGCATacccacagacagacataaattatataatgtTTTACTAAGGGGGGCGGCGGAGTGCTATTGTCTCTGTccaaataaaaagaagagGGGAAACGACAAAACGAACCGAAAAAGAAACATAAAATTTTATGAGCAAATGTCTTCGAAATACGCCGACGGTCTTTATATGATTTTAAGCAGTTTATATGTAATTTTTACGATGGCATAAAATGCCTTTGAATGCAGCTATTAAAAACGATTTACGCCTTGCCCGACAACCCCCAGCGCGAAAGGGTTGAATGTCCTCATTCGCATCCCTTCTTCTCCTTCGAGGGGTTGTGGAAAGAGATAAAATGTttatcaaaataaaacaaaaggcaaaaggaacAGGACCAGAACACTGTATGCAaagtaattaatttttatgagattttgttttaaatttaatttctctcggaacaaaacaaaaaaaaattaattacttTTCAGGATTGGCTTGATCGAGCCCCATGAAGACCGATATTAtattgtctgtgtgtggcatgggtttgtgtgtgtatgtatcaTATGTAtcgtaaatacatatgtatatgttcaCGATGACAATGAATCGAAGTAAACATGGAGCGAAAGATTAACGAGTACTTGATGAAAACAAATAAGTATTTGCAGTTGTTTGTTAACGTATCATTCGATATTTTGCAAAAATCAAACACGATATCGAGTTACGAGAACGGAAACGAACGAACTAGTACGTGTAGGCGGTTTCGAGGGATAGGAGGGTTACGGGTGTTACGGGTGTTACGGGGGTTACGGGTGTTACAGGATTTgattaacaaaataataatgaaaagcTTACCTTCACGCTGAGTGGGTGCAACCGCCGCTAGGGGAGGTGGTAAAGCTTGTGGAAACTGTCCATAGACGGCGGGGAAGGCTGCATTATATAtagataatttttgtttttggtttttacaCAAATTCCGAAACATTTATGAAGACAACACAACAATTAAGTATACAtacgaatatatatgtatgtagtatatatataattaaaattgtaaagTAATTTTATAGTTTagtaataaacaaataatgaTACACACTTTAAAAGAATATTCACATTAATGCTAATACCCCAGCCCATTAGGGGAGCTGGACTTGAGGAAGAGTTTTCAAAATGATGAGCtgatacatatattatatgtatatttaatgtTTCCCATCAGAACgtaacaaataattaattaattcagCTCTTAAGCAACAAATGTTAACCGTTTAACATTGAACAATACATCTTTTGTGGTAAACCAATCATCAAATAACTAAGTCAATCATATTCAAATCAAAAGCCAACAGAAAGAACCAAGCAAGCGTTGTTGATTCGCATGAGATTCGCAATAGAGCGGCGTTACTTTTGCATTAGTTACGGATAGTGAAATCGCATAGAAATCGCATTAGAGAATCGCTCTCCTTTCTTTCTGCAACATTCGCTTGCTTCCGTTCAACAAaggaaatcaattaaatatttatataaaagttaGAGTTATATAACACTTTACTAAcagtaaatatttatggcatgacacaacaattattatttatttcgataaaaaacaattatgaatgattggtttgttttttttgttgttgttggtttcttTGGAATCTTTGGAATCTTTGGATGGATCTGGTGGTATAAACGATAATGACTATGGTGACGATGGCACATACTTAACGCCACTGCTGGCAATGCTTATGCTGTGGCTAATTATGAGACTGAACGCGGCTCAATGACAAGGCAACATGTTTCGAGTGTGCAGAATGAGGACGCAATGATTTGGGGAGTTTGAGCTAATTCCAATTAATGCCTTTTTTGTGGTGCCTAACCTAGATATTCTTAGATCTTAGAGCTAGGAGTATAGACTTAGTGTGCGCCAGCTGGGGGACACTTACCAACTCCTGGAAACGGTGGCAGCCCAGGGAAGGCATGTTGCAGAGTAGCAGCATCGCCGTTTGGCAGACCTTGTGGTGGTATAGTCAAATGCAGCGGATCTGCAATGAGAAGGATTGATGAAAATTCCAGGAATACGTACGGGGAGTCGTGTACAGATTGGGCCAACTTATAACCGATTTTCTTGGTAAAGGAGCCCCAAAGCAAGCTTTGGTTTCGCTGGTACTTACGTCCTGGGAATGCCGTTTGTGGAATGCCGTTCGTAAAGACCCCGTCCgccgcagcagctgctgcagccgcggcAGCTCCGCCGGGCTGGCCGTTGGGCGTGTTGGCGCCCATGCTGAAGTTGGGCATGGTCGGCGAGGGCAAAGAGGGCGGCTGTCCGGTGCCGTTCAAGCCATGAGGTATTTGCGTTGCCAGGGCGGCCATGGGGTTCATGTAGGCGGCTGCCGAGCCAGGcgcggtggcagcggcagccatcAGAGCggcttgctgctgttgctgtagaGATTCGAAAAAAGATGGTGGGCGTAAGAGgggatggagctggagctgcatcCCACTTACCTGAGCGTAGGCGCCGTACGGGCTGAACTGATTAAAGACAAACGGATTCAGCAGGTTCATATGACCGGCCATTTGTTGCATGCGCCTGATTTGTCGTTCCTTCTCTGTGTCGGCGTATTTGACGACCAGGCTGGAGGATGCACCCTGGAATATAAGAGGGCCGGGAGCGAATTAGGTGGGAGTGAGGCTAACTGGCATTCCATATTTATAGGAGGCTTTTccgttttcctttttattcGCTCTACTCCCGGGAACAGGAAATCCTATTACAGGCCATTATTTTGTGATGATGACAGCGAACTACGAATACCTGCCCGCTGGGGGCGCCCATCCCCCtcgattttcgtcctttgtggagctgctgctcattattattataatataattatatacgAAAAATAAGTATATATCAAAATAATTGGCATACGCGTACTTGAATTTGCATTTCTATTGAAAGCAGCTTATGGCCTgggctccgctccgctccactccggTCCGCTCCCCTTTCACCCGTTCCCTTTTCCTTTACCGTTCCCTATCTTAACCCAGCGACTCCGATGTCATccattgtcgtcgtcgtctctcaTTGATATcgaaatactcgtaaatactGGGAACAAAGCACTCAGAGCTCTGAGCACGACTAGGCCCGGACCCTTCCTTCTTCTTTGCTTTTGATGTCAATTAATTAGCATAATAATGGCAGGCTTCACATTTCGCACTCCCCATGTCCCCACCCGAAGAGGTCTCAGCTTACGTATtacaatttgatttgaatagACATTTCCAATATTCGGTAacatttggtttttgttctAATTAAGACCGTTTTTGTAATGGGAAACCTtttcgcctgctgctgcttctgctgctgctgctgctgctgctcgggatgatgatgatgaatgtgaaggggggcgggggggaggaggagctggcaGGAAGCAGAAATGCTTTTATGATTTTGCAAATCATTAATCAAAGTAACAATGATATTGTATTGCATAATTCTAGCTCTCCTCTGCACCCACCTCGCCCCTCTGggcgtcgtgtgtgtgtgtgtgtttgtgtgggtgtgcccTGTTAATGAGACTACAACAAAACAGGTGCTGCACGTAGTATGGCAGTTATCTGCTATTCTCCGaacataattttaattaatgaaatATGAAACTCGAGTTTATGCAAAAGGCCATGAGCGGATAGACCGGTTGCAGTGGGAGTCGAATCAAGGCTATTCTTGGGAATGTGAAACTTTTTATGTTGGCCTTAACATAGCCCCTTGATGTTTGCCAGCTCCTGTGTAATAGGTTTTAATGAGCTTCATTAGAACATTAGACGtgacagggccagggccagggccagggccagagcgaGTTATTTTCTATACTCGTATCAAGTGAAAATACATTTCCGCCTTTAAAGGCAGCTGAGATTCTGAGCAAGTTCTGAGGGAACCCTcggtggctgcggctgcttgAAGAAACTGCAGCCACAATTGGCAATCCCATCGAAAGCGATAAACCTCCATTATCCATTGCTAATCTGCGCAACTAATTGTCGCCGACCAGCTGAAAACCATGCCACAAGCTCAACATTAGGCGGGCAGGGAGCCGCAAGAGCTCataaattaattcattaaCGTCAATCTAATTGCCAAATAATCCTCGGCTCATGTCTGCTTATTCCTCAAGGCTTCTGGATGTTTCAAAACcggaaaatccaaaaaaaagccacaaaaacgTCGCTGTTTTCGGGGGGAATTATGGTGGCAGTCTGtcaggcaggcggcagtcaGTATGAGTCAATATAAACGTTTATTATATGCTATGAGAATACGTGTGCAGTTGTTTGGCCTGTtcacttccgcttccgcttgACGAagacgactacgactacgtcGACGACACGAAGATCCCATTCAAGTGAATTGCTGCcgccaaatgaaatgaaaaattcaacACGACACACAGTCCCAggcccatggcccatggcccagggcccaggcccagtagcagtagcagttgGAGTCACAGACACAGAGCCTTAGAAGGAggcgagtgcgagtgctgGCAGCACGCCTAACGAGAACGAATCGTCGTCGTGCCTCAGTGGGGAatgcaacaggcaacaggctgCCGTTTTTGGCTGCCAACTAACAAGCCAACTAACAAGAGAGGTCTTCCCCGGTGCCTGGtggctggtgcctggtgcttGGTGCCTGGATGCCTGGGTCCTTGTTCCTGGACTCGTGCCAGGCGGCACTTTTGGCAGCAATcgcatgttgcatgccactTTTCGGGCGGCACAAACGTGACGCCATTAGATGGGCCTTCGTCCTTAGCCTTTTCGCCTCtgggaaatattttttattgttttttaatgcCACTCGCTCAAAGTtctggtctctctctctctcttcgctcTGTTCAATAATGCTTCTCCCTTCTTTTTTGGCAAAGTTTCAGACCACAGGACGGCCAATTACAATTGAAGGGCTTACAGTGCATTTAAAAAGTAATTTGTCTGCCGCCCCAAAAGCCGCGCACGTATTTATGTAtttcaatgcaaatgcaaatgtaaaTGCAACCAAGACTCTCCTGGGAGGGACCTGTTGTGGCGATGGGGCGCGGGCCCAGTGGATCTGAGGGTAATCAGAGCTACCCGTGTTCACTAATGGTTATACAAGCCGCAAGGGCAACCCGTGAGCCCGGGGAGCCACCCGGACAGGGGCGTTGAAATGCAGccagggcacacacacacactctctcgcACATAATAAACTCGCGCAGGGAAGTATGCAACGTTCCCCGTATTCTGGGGAGAGGCAgatgaggcagaggcagaggcagaggactACGGGTACTACATACGTGTCTGGGGACATGTTAACATGGCAGTCGTGccaaaaattattattcccgcctcgcctcgccacGTATACGTACGCTTTGAAAGTGGCAGTGACAGTGCcactggctttggctttgcatctgctgctgctgctgctgctttttgcttgttgcatacttttaggaaTGAGTGTGAGAGTCGATTTGTCAACGCCTAAAAGGACAACATATTTCTTCTGGCCAAACGCAAAAAATTGCCCAGGAAATGGCCGGCAAATGGTTTCAACAAatgaattatatatatttgtacacacatatgcaactgatttgcattttatagtttctgtttcagttgcAGTCGGAGCTCTCCCattttttttctgatttcttCTGATGCTCGTTTTGGCCGCAGCTTGTTTTAATTGCCAAATGAATTGGCCTCGTCGGCCTGGTCCGCATTTGTTTAATGGTCAGCCATTTTTATCTATCAATTAAAGCAGCGACAACGAAATGTTTTCAAAAAATGCCAGCACATAAATTTTAGAGCTAATGGTAATGGGATAttcccttctttttttttttgggaacaACTGTTGATGGGCGGTTGgcgttttttttggttttttgtgtaAGGGGAAAGTTTTGACTTTAGGGAAAACCGATTTAATCTGTTCGATTGTGtgaaattgaattcaatttttggCGATCTCTGCTGCCTGGGCCTAAAACTGACTGCTTTTAGGGACATGGTATTCTCTAGTGGACCTCACTTCCACCTGCTATCAACTGTAATTTGTCCACTGCAATTTTCGGTGAACGTGTCGAAAGATTCAACACCTAGTACGTTTGCAGCTCCAGTTGCAGTTAGTGCAACATGGGCTGTGGCACGTTCCGCCTGCCTGTGCAGTGTGACCACCGCTAAAACGCCTAATGACGTTTACACGGCCAACATAATTACAGTAATAATGTGGCCGAGACCTggccacgacgacgacgacagcacCACTGCTGCGAGGAGTGGTGTGGCGCTGTTACGGATGTggacggcgatggcgatgatgatgttgatgacaTTAGCGAGGTGTCAGGCGACAATTTAACGAGCGACAACGTTGCATACACGTACACGGACACGTATACCTACATACacgtacatgtgtgtgtatgcgcgGAAAGGATTCCTGCCTTCCTGCCAGCCTATTGTGTGCCACATgcaacaccagcagaaggACCAACAAAGCACATTCGTCACGAAATGAGGAAaggaagcagcaacaaaactCTTGCTCTCCTCGTGCGTGTGTCGACCAACAATTTTGTATGCTTTTAAATTAGCCAAAGTGTGAAAGTGTCATGTTTCGAAATATGAAATTAACAAGAGCATGAGCCGAAAGAGCAAAACGGAGCA
The sequence above is a segment of the Drosophila pseudoobscura strain MV-25-SWS-2005 chromosome X, UCI_Dpse_MV25, whole genome shotgun sequence genome. Coding sequences within it:
- the bru3 gene encoding CUGBP Elav-like family member 4 isoform X22; this encodes MVHIIELVGQPKVEFAQQVTVSCHHPLIPPAIKLMNRALQLKPAENESRSGCAFVKFGTQQEAQSAIANLHGSQTMPGASSSLVVKYADTEKERQIRRMQQMAGHMNLLNPFVFNQFSPYGAYAQQQQQAALMAAAATAPGSAAAYMNPMAALATQIPHGLNGTGQPPSLPSPTMPNFSMGANTPNGQPGGAAAAAAAAAADGVFTNGIPQTAFPGHPLHLTIPPQGLPNGDAATLQHAFPGLPPFPGVAFPAVYGQFPQALPPPLAAVAPTQREDFLMFPGCSISGPEGCNLFIYHLPQEFGDAELMQMFLPFGNVISSKVFIDRATNQSKCFGFVSFDNPASAQAAIQAMNGFQIGMKRLKVQLKRPKDASRPY
- the bru3 gene encoding CUGBP Elav-like family member 4 isoform X38, which gives rise to MLSKQQTEDDVRQIFHPFGSIEECTILRGPDGTSKGCAFVKFGTQQEAQSAIANLHGSQTMPGASSSLVVKYADTEKERQIRRMQQMAGHMNLLNPFVFNQFSPYGAYAQQQQQAALMAAAATAPGSAAAYMNPMAALATQIPHGLNGTGQPPSLPSPTMPNFSMGANTPNGQPGGAAAAAAAAAADGVFTNGIPQTAFPGHPLHLTIPPQGLPNGDAATLQHAFPGLPPFPGVDFLMFPGCSISGPEGCNLFIYHLPQEFGDAELMQMFLPFGNVISSKVFIDRATNQSKCFGFVSFDNPASAQAAIQAMNGFQIGMKRLKVQLKRPKDASRPY
- the bru3 gene encoding CUGBP Elav-like family member 4 isoform X25, with translation MVHIIELVGQPKVEFAQQVTMNRALQLKPAENESRSGKCTRLHPYNRTRDPRGGCAFVKFGTQQEAQSAIANLHGSQTMPGASSSLVVKYADTEKERQIRRMQQMAGHMNLLNPFVFNQFSPYGAYAQQQQQAALMAAAATAPGSAAAYMNPMAALATQIPHGLNGTGQPPSLPSPTMPNFSMGANTPNGQPGGAAAAAAAAAADGVFTNGIPQTAFPGHPLHLTIPPQGLPNGDAATLQHAFPGLPPFPGVAFPAVYGQFPQALPPPLAAVAPTQREGCSISGPEGCNLFIYHLPQEFGDAELMQMFLPFGNVISSKVFIDRATNQSKCFGFVSFDNPASAQAAIQAMNGFQIGMKRLKVQLKRPKDASRPY
- the bru3 gene encoding CUGBP Elav-like family member 4 isoform X14; the encoded protein is MVHIIELVGQPKVEFAQQVTMNRALQLKPAENESRSEHLDRKLFVGMLSKQQTEDDVRQIFHPFGSIEECTILRGPDGTSKGCAFVKFGTQQEAQSAIANLHGSQTMPGASSSLVVKYADTEKERQIRRMQQMAGHMNLLNPFVFNQFSPYGAYAQQQQQAALMAAAATAPGSAAAYMNPMAALATQIPHGLNGTGQPPSLPSPTMPNFSMGANTPNGQPGGAAAAAAAAAADGVFTNGIPQTAFPGHPLHLTIPPQGLPNGDAATLQHAFPGLPPFPGVAFPAVYGQFPQALPPPLAAVAPTQREGCSISGPEGCNLFIYHLPQEFGDAELMQMFLPFGNVISSKVFIDRATNQSKCFGFVSFDNPASAQAAIQAMNGFQIGMKRLKVQLKRPKDASRPY
- the bru3 gene encoding CUGBP Elav-like family member 4 isoform X16 → MVHIIELVGQPKVEFAQQVTVSCHHPLIPPAIKLMNRALQLKPAENESRSGKCTRLHPYNRTRDPRGGCAFVKFGTQQEAQSAIANLHGSQTMPGASSSLVVKYADTEKERQIRRMQQMAGHMNLLNPFVFNQFSPYGAYAQQQQQAALMAAAATAPGSAAAYMNPMAALATQIPHGLNGTGQPPSLPSPTMPNFSMGANTPNGQPGGAAAAAAAAAADGVFTNGIPQTAFPGHPLHLTIPPQGLPNGDAATLQHAFPGLPPFPGVAFPAVYGQFPQALPPPLAAVAPTQREDFLMFPGCSISGPEGCNLFIYHLPQEFGDAELMQMFLPFGNVISSKVFIDRATNQSKCFGFVSFDNPASAQAAIQAMNGFQIGMKRLKVQLKRPKDASRPY
- the bru3 gene encoding CUGBP Elav-like family member 4 isoform X15 translates to MVHIIELVGQPKVEFAQQVTVSCHHPLIPPAIKLMNRALQLKPAENESRSEHLDRKLFVGMLSKQQTEDDVRQIFHPFGSIEECTILRGPDGTSKGCAFVKFGTQQEAQSAIANLHGSQTMPGASSSLVVKYADTEKERQIRRMQQMAGHMNLLNPFVFNQFSPYGAYAQQQQQAALMAAAATAPGSAAAYMNPMAALATQIPHGLNGTGQPPSLPSPTMPNFSMGANTPNGQPGGAAAAAAAAAADGVFTNGIPQTAFPGHPLHLTIPPQGLPNGDAATLQHAFPGLPPFPGVDFLMFPGCSISGPEGCNLFIYHLPQEFGDAELMQMFLPFGNVISSKVFIDRATNQSKCFGFVSFDNPASAQAAIQAMNGFQIGMKRLKVQLKRPKDASRPY
- the bru3 gene encoding CUGBP Elav-like family member 4 isoform X40, which translates into the protein MPGASSSLVVKYADTEKERQIRRMQQMAGHMNLLNPFVFNQFSPYGAYAQQQQQAALMAAAATAPGSAAAYMNPMAALATQIPHGLNGTGQPPSLPSPTMPNFSMGANTPNGQPGGAAAAAAAAAADGVFTNGIPQTAFPGHPLHLTIPPQGLPNGDAATLQHAFPGLPPFPGVAFPAVYGQFPQALPPPLAAVAPTQREDFLMFPGCSISGPEGCNLFIYHLPQEFGDAELMQMFLPFGNVISSKVFIDRATNQSKCFGFVSFDNPASAQAAIQAMNGFQIGMKRLKVQLKRPKDASRPY
- the bru3 gene encoding CUGBP Elav-like family member 4 isoform X37, producing MVHIIELVGQPKVEFAQQVTMNRALQLKPAENESRSGCAFVKFGTQQEAQSAIANLHGSQTMPGASSSLVVKYADTEKERQIRRMQQMAGHMNLLNPFVFNQFSPYGAYAQQQQQAALMAAAATAPGSAAAYMNPMAALATQIPHGLNGTGQPPSLPSPTMPNFSMGANTPNGQPGGAAAAAAAAAADGVFTNGIPQTAFPGHPLHLTIPPQGLPNGDAATLQHAFPGLPPFPGVDFLMFPGCSISGPEGCNLFIYHLPQEFGDAELMQMFLPFGNVISSKVFIDRATNQSKCFGFVSFDNPASAQAAIQAMNGFQIGMKRLKVQLKRPKDASRPY
- the bru3 gene encoding CUGBP Elav-like family member 4 isoform X2; translated protein: MVHIIELVGQPKVEFAQQVTVSCHHPLIPPAIKLMNRALQLKPAENESRSEHLDRKLFVGMLSKQQTEDDVRQIFHPFGSIEECTILRGPDGTSKGCAFVKFGTQQEAQSAIANLHGSQTMPGASSSLVVKYADTEKERQIRRMQQMAGHMNLLNPFVFNQFSPYGAYAQVSGMQLQLHPLLRPPSFFESLQQQQQAALMAAAATAPGSAAAYMNPMAALATQIPHGLNGTGQPPSLPSPTMPNFSMGANTPNGQPGGAAAAAAAAAADGVFTNGIPQTAFPGHPLHLTIPPQGLPNGDAATLQHAFPGLPPFPGVAFPAVYGQFPQALPPPLAAVAPTQREDFLMFPGCSISGPEGCNLFIYHLPQEFGDAELMQMFLPFGNVISSKVFIDRATNQSKCFGFVSFDNPASAQAAIQAMNGFQIGMKRLKVQLKRPKDASRPY
- the bru3 gene encoding CUGBP Elav-like family member 4 isoform X33 yields the protein MVHIIELVGQPKVEFAQQVTMNRALQLKPAENESRSGCAFVKFGTQQEAQSAIANLHGSQTMPGASSSLVVKYADTEKERQIRRMQQMAGHMNLLNPFVFNQFSPYGAYAQVSGMQLQLHPLLRPPSFFESLQQQQQAALMAAAATAPGSAAAYMNPMAALATQIPHGLNGTGQPPSLPSPTMPNFSMGANTPNGQPGGAAAAAAAAAADGVFTNGIPQTAFPGHPLHLTIPPQGLPNGDAATLQHAFPGLPPFPGVDFLMFPGCSISGPEGCNLFIYHLPQEFGDAELMQMFLPFGNVISSKVFIDRATNQSKCFGFVSFDNPASAQAAIQAMNGFQIGMKRLKVQLKRPKDASRPY
- the bru3 gene encoding CUGBP Elav-like family member 4 isoform X12, with the protein product MVHIIELVGQPKVEFAQQVTMNRALQLKPAENESRSEHLDRKLFVGMLSKQQTEDDVRQIFHPFGSIEECTILRGPDGTSKGCAFVKFGTQQEAQSAIANLHGSQTMPGASSSLVVKYADTEKERQIRRMQQMAGHMNLLNPFVFNQFSPYGAYAQQQQQAALMAAAATAPGSAAAYMNPMAALATQIPHGLNGTGQPPSLPSPTMPNFSMGANTPNGQPGGAAAAAAAAAADGVFTNGIPQTAFPGHPLHLTIPPQGLPNGDAATLQHAFPGLPPFPGVAFPAVYGQFPQALPPPLAAVAPTQREDFLMFPGCSISGPEGCNLFIYHLPQEFGDAELMQMFLPFGNVISSKVFIDRATNQSKCFGFVSFDNPASAQAAIQAMNGFQIGMKRLKVQLKRPKDASRPY
- the bru3 gene encoding CUGBP Elav-like family member 4 isoform X36, yielding MVHIIELVGQPKVEFAQQVTVSCHHPLIPPAIKLMNRALQLKPAENESRSGCAFVKFGTQQEAQSAIANLHGSQTMPGASSSLVVKYADTEKERQIRRMQQMAGHMNLLNPFVFNQFSPYGAYAQQQQQAALMAAAATAPGSAAAYMNPMAALATQIPHGLNGTGQPPSLPSPTMPNFSMGANTPNGQPGGAAAAAAAAAADGVFTNGIPQTAFPGHPLHLTIPPQGLPNGDAATLQHAFPGLPPFPGVDFLMFPGCSISGPEGCNLFIYHLPQEFGDAELMQMFLPFGNVISSKVFIDRATNQSKCFGFVSFDNPASAQAAIQAMNGFQIGMKRLKVQLKRPKDASRPY
- the bru3 gene encoding CUGBP Elav-like family member 4 isoform X17; this encodes MLAFHNEHIASCAFLTYYTPESSTATAASSPTSSAAQTTTLFDDKQAISGMNRALQLKPAENESRSGCAFVKFGTQQEAQSAIANLHGSQTMPGASSSLVVKYADTEKERQIRRMQQMAGHMNLLNPFVFNQFSPYGAYAQQQQQAALMAAAATAPGSAAAYMNPMAALATQIPHGLNGTGQPPSLPSPTMPNFSMGANTPNGQPGGAAAAAAAAAADGVFTNGIPQTAFPGHPLHLTIPPQGLPNGDAATLQHAFPGLPPFPGVAFPAVYGQFPQALPPPLAAVAPTQREDFLMFPGCSISGPEGCNLFIYHLPQEFGDAELMQMFLPFGNVISSKVFIDRATNQSKCFGFVSFDNPASAQAAIQAMNGFQIGMKRLKVQLKRPKDASRPY
- the bru3 gene encoding CUGBP Elav-like family member 4 isoform X13, with translation MVHIIELVGQPKVEFAQQVTMNRALQLKPAENESRSEHLDRKLFVGMLSKQQTEDDVRQIFHPFGSIEECTILRGPDGTSKGCAFVKFGTQQEAQSAIANLHGSQTMPGASSSLVVKYADTEKERQIRRMQQMAGHMNLLNPFVFNQFSPYGAYAQVSGMQLQLHPLLRPPSFFESLQQQQQAALMAAAATAPGSAAAYMNPMAALATQIPHGLNGTGQPPSLPSPTMPNFSMGANTPNGQPGGAAAAAAAAAADGVFTNGIPQTAFPGHPLHLTIPPQGLPNGDAATLQHAFPGLPPFPGVDFLMFPGCSISGPEGCNLFIYHLPQEFGDAELMQMFLPFGNVISSKVFIDRATNQSKCFGFVSFDNPASAQAAIQAMNGFQIGMKRLKVQLKRPKDASRPY